The nucleotide window ACATGTTCAACGAAGTGCGCGGCAATCACCGGCACGAAGCGATCGACATCCTGGCGCCGCGCGGCACGCCGGTCATAGCGGCGGACGACGGCGTCGTGCGCAAGCTCTTCACGAGCGCGGCGGGCGGCCTCACGGTTTACGAGTTCGATCCCGACCAGCGCTACTGCTATTACTACGCGCACCTCGACGGCTACGCGCCCGGCCTGCACGAAGGGCAGGTGCTGCATCGCGGCGAGGTGATCGGCTACGTCGGAACGACCGGCAACGCGCCGAAGAACACGCCGCACCTTCACTTCGC belongs to Gemmatimonadaceae bacterium and includes:
- a CDS encoding M23 family metallopeptidase yields the protein MRKVLVLLAIALIALLAWAAAGPDPSAPSAAAPVQRAMGAPPPVTRDLNAPRPMIIPVAGVNRTAMRDMFNEVRGNHRHEAIDILAPRGTPVIAADDGVVRKLFTSAAGGLTVYEFDPDQRYCYYYAHLDGYAPGLHEGQVLHRGEVIGYVGTTGNAPKNTPHLHFALIRLGADRRWWKGTAVDPYPLLR